The following coding sequences are from one Eucalyptus grandis isolate ANBG69807.140 chromosome 11, ASM1654582v1, whole genome shotgun sequence window:
- the LOC104427291 gene encoding uncharacterized protein LOC104427291, with protein MSAAEHVLELFDSFWFHCAVFSGKPASPPPPPPSSSSAMRPPSHEDRGDEDDDRLLLETKLSRAPTLRVRSMSDQFLGGPGLDSDPFSPNSVLLAATPKLQTILSGKEVSDFEGEPATTKSEEEMDESQSQPGSSKKSENSRRRNRKKRSKSSKSLSELEFEELKGFMDLGFVFSEQDRDDSDLVSILPGLQRLGLKDDGDRIEVEETKKADETKVPRPYLSEAWHGLDRQRKRYEDPLVNWRVPALGNEMAMKDHLKFWAHAVASTVR; from the coding sequence ATGTCTGCAGCAGAGCACGTCCTCGAGCTCTTCGACTCCTTCTGGTTCCACTGCGCCGTCTTCAGCGGCAAACCGGCCTCAccgcctccccctcctccttcctcctcctccgcaaTGAGGCCGCCCTCTCATGAAGACCGCGGCGACGAGGACGACGACCGTCTCCTCCTCGAGACGAAGCTGTCCCGCGCGCCGACCCTCCGCGTCAGGTCCATGAGCGACCAGTTCTTGGGCGGCCCCGGCCTCGACTCGGACCCTTTCTCTCCGAACTCGGTCCTCCTCGCCGCCACTCCGAAGCTCCAGACCATCCTCTCCGGTAAGGAGGTTTCGGACTTCGAGGGCGAGCCCGCGACGACCAAGAGCGAAGAGGAAATGGACGAGTCGCAATCACAACCTGGGAGCAGCAAGAAATCGGAGAACTCTAGGAGGAGGAATAGGAAGAAGCGGAGCAAGAGCAGCAAGAGCCTGTCGGAGCTCGAGTTCGAGGAACTCAAGGGCTTCATGGATCTGGGGTTCGTGTTCTCCGAGCAGGACAGGGACGACTCGGACTTGGTCTCGATCCTTCCCGGGCTGCAGAGACTGGGATTGAAAGACGACGGCGACAGAATCGAAGTCGAAGAGACAAAGAAGGCCGATGAGACTAAGGTCCCGAGGCCCTACTTGTCCGAAGCGTGGCACGGTTTGGATCGCCAGAGGAAGAGATACGAGGATCCGCTGGTGAACTGGAGAGTGCCGGCTTTAGGGAACGAGATGGCCATGAAGGATCATCTCAAGTTCTGGGCTCACGCTGTTGCGTCCACCGTGAGATAG
- the LOC104425013 gene encoding probable WRKY transcription factor 69 isoform X1 codes for MDRRFYTNPFVHDQEEDPEPEQGPDSPSSGDDSKVNASEPSQKRSRKSVKKRVVSVPIAGDPEGSKSKGEAYPPSDSWAWRKYGQKPIKGSPYPRGYYRCSSSKGCPARKQVERSRLDPTTLLVTYSSDHNHAVPSSSSKNHHHLRAAAVSDSSASASASASAADPDDCISAMFEPDELAGFIGGATLLDPGFDWLADVASTSSFLQRPVYEGGGAEAAPVHRMREEEEGEDPLFADLGELPECSLVFRRTKLLEPEGESRRRGLSAVPCVGNVV; via the exons ATGGATCGTCGGTTCTACACCAACCCCTTCGTGCATGATCAAGAAGAAGACCCCGAGCCCGAGCAAGGCCCCGATTCGCCCTCCTCGGGGGACGACTCCAAGGTGAATGCTAGCGAGCCGTCACAAAAGAGAAG TAGGAAGAGCGTGAAGAAGCGAGTGGTGTCGGTTCCGATCGCGGGCGACCCCGAGGGATCCAAGAGCAAAGGGGAGGCCTACCCGCCGTCCGATTCGTGGGCGTGGAGGAAGTACGGCCAAAAGCCCATCAAGGGCTCGCCTTACCCGAG GGGATACTACCGATGCAGTAGCTCCAAGGGCTGCCCCGCCAGAAAGCAAGTGGAGCGCAGCCGCCTGGACCCCACCACCCTCCTCGTCACCTACTCCTCCGACCACAACCATGCCgtcccttcctcctcctccaagaaccaccaccacctccgcgccgccgccgtcagcgactcctccgcctccgcctccgcctcagCCTCCGCCGCCGACCCCGACGACTGCATCTCCGCCATGTTCGAGCCGGACGAGCTCGCGGGCTTCATCGGCGGCGCCACTCTGCTCGACCCCGGGTTCGACTGGCTCGCCGACGTGGCTTCGACGTCGTCGTTCTTGCAGAGGCCCGTCTACGAGGGAGGCGGCGCGGAAGCGGCGCCTGTACATAGgatgagggaggaggaggagggcgaggATCCGCTGTTCGCCGATTTGGGGGAGTTGCCGGAGTGCTCCTTGGTTTTCCGGCGGACTAAGCTACTCGAACCGGAGGGAGAGAGCCGGAGGCGCGGTCTGAGCGCGGTTCCCTGTGTCGGCAATGTAGTATAG
- the LOC104425013 gene encoding probable WRKY transcription factor 69 isoform X2, protein MDRRFYTNPFVHDQEEDPEPEQGPDSPSSGDDSKVNASEPSQKRRKSVKKRVVSVPIAGDPEGSKSKGEAYPPSDSWAWRKYGQKPIKGSPYPRGYYRCSSSKGCPARKQVERSRLDPTTLLVTYSSDHNHAVPSSSSKNHHHLRAAAVSDSSASASASASAADPDDCISAMFEPDELAGFIGGATLLDPGFDWLADVASTSSFLQRPVYEGGGAEAAPVHRMREEEEGEDPLFADLGELPECSLVFRRTKLLEPEGESRRRGLSAVPCVGNVV, encoded by the exons ATGGATCGTCGGTTCTACACCAACCCCTTCGTGCATGATCAAGAAGAAGACCCCGAGCCCGAGCAAGGCCCCGATTCGCCCTCCTCGGGGGACGACTCCAAGGTGAATGCTAGCGAGCCGTCACAAAAGAGAAG GAAGAGCGTGAAGAAGCGAGTGGTGTCGGTTCCGATCGCGGGCGACCCCGAGGGATCCAAGAGCAAAGGGGAGGCCTACCCGCCGTCCGATTCGTGGGCGTGGAGGAAGTACGGCCAAAAGCCCATCAAGGGCTCGCCTTACCCGAG GGGATACTACCGATGCAGTAGCTCCAAGGGCTGCCCCGCCAGAAAGCAAGTGGAGCGCAGCCGCCTGGACCCCACCACCCTCCTCGTCACCTACTCCTCCGACCACAACCATGCCgtcccttcctcctcctccaagaaccaccaccacctccgcgccgccgccgtcagcgactcctccgcctccgcctccgcctcagCCTCCGCCGCCGACCCCGACGACTGCATCTCCGCCATGTTCGAGCCGGACGAGCTCGCGGGCTTCATCGGCGGCGCCACTCTGCTCGACCCCGGGTTCGACTGGCTCGCCGACGTGGCTTCGACGTCGTCGTTCTTGCAGAGGCCCGTCTACGAGGGAGGCGGCGCGGAAGCGGCGCCTGTACATAGgatgagggaggaggaggagggcgaggATCCGCTGTTCGCCGATTTGGGGGAGTTGCCGGAGTGCTCCTTGGTTTTCCGGCGGACTAAGCTACTCGAACCGGAGGGAGAGAGCCGGAGGCGCGGTCTGAGCGCGGTTCCCTGTGTCGGCAATGTAGTATAG
- the LOC104427292 gene encoding putative FBD-associated F-box protein At5g56440 — protein MRRTDDLIDTAGGSDLPKSEEDEAVDRISGLPKEVRLHILSFLPFRCAVRASLMLRPFRGLWRYLSSLSLKDYDYRYDFHTCDPSPSESGGDRLWNFVDHVLALHESPEIHTFQIVVGSYAGVNSSRDRLHEWISFALKKKVKALDVNLLMYRHPGGSQLARCSVPSAVFTTSSLVELHLSVPNVEFGEQIQLESLQKLWMCDVRLSEEVMRKLILGSPSLKKVSLRNCSGLRVLKIDRHPSLEELNVRQCRVLEEVDLASSGIKILAVFILKPINKIICPNVSTLELEGPKLDGVNLETGSSLNDVALYFHRSGNFFLEEGDVGAFLVHDITRRATFENIGRWLRELRDHAGPKILVMLIGNRSDLRHLVAVPLEDGKPLAENELGRGPYSDLSDHKQESS, from the exons ATGAGGAGAACTGATGATCTCATAGACACAGCTGGCGGTTCAGATCTGCCGAAGAGCGAAGAGGATGAGGCAGTCGACAGGATCAGCGGCTTGCCCAAGGAGGTCCGCCTCCACATACTCTCCTTCCTGCCGTTCAGGTGCGCCGTCCGTGCATCGTTGATGCTTCGGCCGTTCCGTGGCCTCTGGAGATATCTGAGCAGTCTGTCCCTCAAGGATTACGATTACCGTTATGATTTCCATACCTGCGATCCTTCTCCTTCTGAATCTGGTGGTGACAGGCTCTGGAATTTCGTCGATCATGTGTTGGCGCTACACGAGAGCCCCGAAATCCATACGTTCCAAATCGTGGTGGGCTCCTATGCGGGAGTAAATTCAAGCAGAGATAGATTGCATGAGTGGATATCCTTCGCACTGAAGAAAAAGGTGAAGGCCCTCGATGTTAACCTACTGATGTATCGTCACCCAGGAGGATCACAGCTAGCTCGTTGCAGCGTGCCAAGTGCTGTTTTTACTACTAGTAGTCTGGTGGAGCTTCATTTGAGTGTACCTAATGTGGAATTTGGAGAACAGATTCAGTTGGAATCGCTTCAAAAGTTGTGGATGTGTGATGTTCGTTTAAGTGAGGAGGTGATGCGTAAGTTGATTTTGGGTAGCCCGTCATTGAAGAAGGTGTCTCTCCGGAATTGCAGTGGCCTACGAGTTCTGAAGATAGATAGACATCCATCACTTGAAGAATTGAATGTCCGCCAATGTAGAGTCCTGGAAGAAGTGGATCTTGCTAGTTCGGGCATCAAAATATTGGCCGTCTTCATCCTTAAACCGATAAATAAGATAATCTGTCCAAATGTCTCGACACTTGAACTGGAGGGACCGAAACTGGATGGAGTAAATCTGGAGACCGGCTCTTCCCTTAATGATGTGGCTCTCTATTTCCATCGTAGTGGAAATTTCTTTCTGGAAGAAG GAGATGTTGGCGCTTTCCTGGTGCATGACATCACCAGGCGTGCGACTTTTGAGAACATCGGAAGGTGGCTGAGGGAGTTGAGGGACCACGCTGGCCCCAAAATCTTGGTCATGCTCATTGGCAACAGGTCTGATCTCCGCCACCTAGTGGCAGTCCCACTAGAGGATGGGAAGCCACTCGCCGAGAATGAGTTAGGCCGAGGTCCTTACTCAGATTTATCCGACCATAAGCAAGAAAGCAGTTGA